A portion of the Gigantopelta aegis isolate Gae_Host chromosome 10, Gae_host_genome, whole genome shotgun sequence genome contains these proteins:
- the LOC121382667 gene encoding uncharacterized protein LOC121382667 encodes METTGMQRLDSFRQVTTMHGSIRRRRIKITTPTIDTYSKQIQQCQRQYTKLHLDDPPYSVQSSPVPKLGPRHQTFHILSRSRFQTEADVSASSPRLLTCDVIRNDRYDASLNMNPLTLISSLQIRGFGEPKLLNVAFTPRSSETRPSRARTKSLPRDPYLHEKLKGQARLDYEMANIRADAFCAQQRGMFRTASAGFRDRDDIFVEEEMRAQMHRPGQNVSSGSSSGDTGQHHHVDRQELFGRIQTWMDGVRSALGLDV; translated from the exons ATGGAGACGACAGGGATGCAAAGACTCGACAGTTTCCGTCAAGTGACAACGATGCACGGAAGTATCCGACGACGTCGCATCAAGATAACGACACCGACTATCGACACGTATTCTAAACAG ATACAACAGTGCCAGCGGCAGTACACTAAACTCCATCTCGATGATCCGCCATACAGCGTCCAGTCATCGCCAGTCCCGAAACTCGGTCCGCGGCATCAGACCTTTCACATTTTGTCGAGATCCCGCTTCCAGACTGAGGCCGACGTCTCGGCATCCTCTCCCCGACTACTCACCTGTGACGTCATCAGAAACGATCGCTATGATGCGTCTTTGAACATGAATCCGCTCACGCTGATATCATCTCTACAGATCCGCGGATTCGGGGAGCCCAAGCTTCTGAACGTGGCCTTCACCCCGCGTTCCTCCGAAACACGTCCTTCTAGGGCGAGGACGAAGAGCCTGCCCAGAGACCCTTACCTTCATGAGAAGCTGAAGGGACAGGCCAGGCTGGACTATGAAATGGCCAACATCAGAGCTGACGCGTTCTGCGCGCAACAGCGCGGGATGTTCAGGACGGCATCTGCCGGTTTTCGTGATCGCGACGACATTTTTGTGGAGGAGGAAATGCGCGCGCAGATGCACCGCCCCGGCCAGAACGTGTCAAGCGGGTCGAGTAGCGGCGACACGGGTCAGCATCACCACGTGGACAGGCAGGAACTCTTTGGGCGGATACAGACGTGGATGGATGGGGTCAGAAGTGCGTTAGGTCTAGATGTATAA